GCGCAATGAGCTACGGTGCTATTTCGAATGAAGCGCACGAAGCAATTGCAATCGCGATGAACCGCATCGGTGCTAAGAGCAACAGCGGCGAAGGCGGTGAAGATCCGGAACGTTATATTCCGCTGCCGAACGGCGATTCTCTTTCGAGTGCGACGAAGCAAGTGGCGAGCGGACGCTTTGGCGTTACCGACGAATATTTGGTGAACGCAAAAGAATTGCAGATTAAAATTGCACAAGGCGCAAAACCGGGTGAAGGCGGTCAGTTGCCGGGTCACAAGGTGAGTGTGCAAATTGCAAAGGTGCGTCATTCAACTCCGGGCGTTACTCTCATCAGCCCGCCGCCGCATCACGATATTTATTCTATTGAAGATATTGCGCAGTTGATCTTTGACTTGAGAAATGCAAACGATAAAGCGCGTATCTCGGTGAAGCTTGTCTCGGAAGTCGGTGTGGGAACTGTTGCGGCTGGCGTTGCCAAAGCGCGTGCCGATATGATTCTCATCTCGGGCTACGATGGCGGTACCGGTGCGTCTCCGCTTTCTTCGGTGAAGCATGTCGGCGCTCCGTGGGAACTCGGACTTTCCGAAACGCAGACGACTCTCGTTTTGAATAAGCTCCGTAGCCGTGTGCGTCTTCAGGTAGATGGTCAGATGAAGACTGGCCGCGATGTGGTCATCGGTGCGCTTCTCGGCGCCGAAGAATTTGGCTTTGCAACGACGATTCTCGTCGTTCTCGGTTGCGTGATGATGCGTCATTGCCATTCGAACACTTGCCCAGTCGGCGTTGCTACTCAAGATCCAGAACTCCGCAAACGTTTCAAGGGTGCGCCGGAACATATCATTCAGTACTTGACTTTTGTCGCAGAAGAAGTCCGTCATTATATGGCGCAGTTCGGCTTCCGCACATTCGACGAAATGGTCGGACGTAGCGATCTCTTGGAAATGAATCAGGCGATTGATTTCTGGAAGGCAAAGGGTCTCGATTACTCGGGAATTCTCTATCGCGCATCGACAAAGCCCGAAGAAGTTCGCTGCACTATGAAGCAGGAAACAGGCTTGGATACTGCGGTGGACTACGAAATTCTGAAGAAAGTCGAAGAGAACATCGAAACGAAGAAACCGGTTTCGTTGAATCTTCCGATTCGCAATACGAACCGCACATTTGGCACGATTATTTCGAGCCGCATCGCGAAAAAGTATGGTTACGCAGGACTTCCGGACGATACAATCACCATCCGCTTGCAAGGTTCTGCGGGTCAGAGCTTCGGGGCATTCGGCGCTCACGGCTTGACTTTGGAACTCGAAGGCGAAGCAAATGACTACGTAGGCAAGGGACTTTCGGGCGCAAAAATTATCGTGCGTCCGGCAACAGGTTCTGCGTTCGCTCCCGAAGATAACGTCATCGCGGGCAACGTCATTCTCTACGGTGCCACTTCGGGCGAAGTCTATTTGAACGGTCGCGCAGGTGAACGCTTCGGCATTCGTAACAGTGGCGCTCTCGCCGTTGTCGAAGGTGTCGGCGACCACGCTTGCGAATACATGACCGGTGGACGCGTCGTCGTTCTCGGATCGACAGGCATCAACTTCGGCGCAGGGATGAGCGGCGGTATCGCTTATGTCTTTGACGAAGGCGGTCAATTCGACAGTCTTTGCAACACGGATATGATTGACTTGGATCCGCTGAACGAAGCCGACGAAAAAGAATTGAAACAGCTCATCGAAAATCACGTGAAATATACGGGCAGCCCGAAGGGGAAGAGAATCCTCGAAAACTGGGACCGCGATCGTGAACTTTTCGTGAAGGTGTTCCCGATGGAATATCGTCGCGCCTTGGAAAATATGAACAATCAGAATCGCGGATAAGCGGAAAAAAGGAGACAAAAGATGATTTCGAACAAACCTTTTCTCACGATTCCTCGTCGTGACGCGGAAGAACGCCCCGTTCAGGAACGTATCCACGATTACAAAAAAACTGCGAAGGAAATGACGAAAGAGCAGATTACCGAACAGGCAACGCGTTGCATGAATTGCGGCGTTCCGTTCTGCCACGCTTTCGGTTGTCCGCTTTTGAATGTCGTTCCCGAAATCAATAATGCAGCAAGTCGCGGCGAATGGCGCAAAGCGTTGGATCTTCTCTTGGACACAAGTCCGTTCCCCGAATTTACGGGAATTGTTTGCCCGGCTCTTTGCGAAGGTTCTTGCGTCAACGGCCAAGATGGCGATGCAGTTGCTATTCGCGAAATTGAACATCGTGTCATCGAAACCGGTTACGAAAACGGTTGGGTGCATGCGAACTTGCCGCTCGTGCGCACCGATAAACATGTCGCAGTCATCGGTTCGGGTCCTTCGGGTCTTTCTTGCGCCGAATATTTGAATCGCGCAGGCATTAACGTCACCGTTTACGAAAGTGCAGAACACGTCGGCGGCTTTATGCGCTACGGCATCCCCGACTTCCGTCTTCCAAAATCGGTTATCGAACGTCGCGTTTCTTTGATGCAGCAAGAAGGCATCCGCTTCGAAACGAATGTGTGCATCGGCAAAGATATTTCTCCGGAATATTTACTGCGCAATCATGATGCAATCGTTCTCTGCTGCGGCTCTCGTGCTCCGCGTGATTTGAAAGTCCCGGGACGCGAATTTTCGGGCATTCATTTCGCCGTCGATTATTTGACTCAGCAAAACCGCATCAATGGCGGGGAAGTCTTTGATTTCGATGAAACGAAAAGTGCAAAAGGCAAACATGTCGTCGTTGTCGGTGGTGGTGATACCGGTGCAAACTGCATTGGTACAGCGATTCGTCAAGGTGCACTCGATGTGACACAAATCGAAATTATGCCGAACGCTCCGATCAAACGCGCTCCGAATAATCCTTGGCCCGAATGGCCGCGCATCTTCAAAGAAACGCCGGCTCATCAAGAAGGCTGCAAACGGCAATGGAACATCAACACATTGGAAGCGATTGGCGAAAATGGAAAAGTCAAAGCGCTCCGTTGCACCGAAATCGAATGGAAACGCGGCGAAGACGGTCGTATGTTCAATGTTCCGAAACCCGATGGCGCATTTGTGCTCCCAGCAGATCTCGTGCTTTTGGCAATGGGATTTGTCGGTCACGCAATTCCGGATATCGTCAAAGCATTCAACTTGAGATGCGATGAACGCGGTCGTATTTTCCGCGATGCAGACGGTATGACTTCGGCAAAGGGCGTGTACATTGCCGGTGACTGTGCAACAGGACAATCTCTGGTTGTGCGTGCGATTACCGATGGTAAACGCGTCGCTTCTGGAATTGTGAAATCGCTTCTCTAAATTATCTGCGGAGGATACATGGCAACTAAAGACGATCAAAAGATAAAGGAACTGGAATTACTTTATCGAGTAGGCCAGATCCTTGACGAAAACATGGACATGCGAAATGTCCTGCGCCCGGTGATGAATACGCTCGGCGAGTATATGGGATTTAAACATGCGACGGTGACTCTTTACAACCGTCAAACAGGTGAAATTTCCATTGAACTTGCCACCGGACTTTCTCCGCTTCAAACGAAGAAAGGTCGCTACAAAGTGGGCGAAGGCATTACGGGAAAAGTCGTGGAAACCGGCAAGCCGATAGTTGTCCCCGACGTAACGAAAGACCCGAACTTTCTCGACCGCACCGGCCGCGGAAAAGTCTCGGGAAAGTCGTTCATCTGCGTTCCGATTTCGATTGAAAAAGAAGTCGTCGGCGCATTAAGCGTGGACGAATTCAATTCTTCGGCAGATCAATTAGACGACGATTTACGGCTTCTCGAAATCATCGCCATGATGGTTGCGTCTGCGGTAAAACTTCGTCGCCAAGCTGAAGAAGAAACCGAAATTCTTCAAGCGGAAAATGAACGGCTGCGTTCGGAATTGAAAGATCGTTTTCGTCCTTCCAATATCGTGGGCAATTCCCGCGAAATGCAAGTGGTTTACGATCAAATCGCTCGCGTTGCTCGTAGCCCTTCTACGGTTCTCATCCTCGGAGAAACGGGAACTGGTAAAGAGCTCGTCGCCCAAGCGATTCATTACAATTCGGATCGCGCCAATGGTCCGTTTGTTCGCGTACATTGCGCGGCTCTCCCCGAAAACATTATCGAAAGTGAACTTTTCGGACACGAAAAGGGCGCATTCACCGGGGCAATTTCTGAACACAAAGGCCGCTTTGAAATGGCTGACGGCGGAACGATTTTCCTCGATGAAATCGGCGAAATCTCGGCGACTCTTCAAGTAAAATTGCTCCGCGTT
Above is a window of Hallerella porci DNA encoding:
- a CDS encoding glutamate synthase subunit beta; this encodes MISNKPFLTIPRRDAEERPVQERIHDYKKTAKEMTKEQITEQATRCMNCGVPFCHAFGCPLLNVVPEINNAASRGEWRKALDLLLDTSPFPEFTGIVCPALCEGSCVNGQDGDAVAIREIEHRVIETGYENGWVHANLPLVRTDKHVAVIGSGPSGLSCAEYLNRAGINVTVYESAEHVGGFMRYGIPDFRLPKSVIERRVSLMQQEGIRFETNVCIGKDISPEYLLRNHDAIVLCCGSRAPRDLKVPGREFSGIHFAVDYLTQQNRINGGEVFDFDETKSAKGKHVVVVGGGDTGANCIGTAIRQGALDVTQIEIMPNAPIKRAPNNPWPEWPRIFKETPAHQEGCKRQWNINTLEAIGENGKVKALRCTEIEWKRGEDGRMFNVPKPDGAFVLPADLVLLAMGFVGHAIPDIVKAFNLRCDERGRIFRDADGMTSAKGVYIAGDCATGQSLVVRAITDGKRVASGIVKSLL
- a CDS encoding sigma-54 interaction domain-containing protein, whose translation is MATKDDQKIKELELLYRVGQILDENMDMRNVLRPVMNTLGEYMGFKHATVTLYNRQTGEISIELATGLSPLQTKKGRYKVGEGITGKVVETGKPIVVPDVTKDPNFLDRTGRGKVSGKSFICVPISIEKEVVGALSVDEFNSSADQLDDDLRLLEIIAMMVASAVKLRRQAEEETEILQAENERLRSELKDRFRPSNIVGNSREMQVVYDQIARVARSPSTVLILGETGTGKELVAQAIHYNSDRANGPFVRVHCAALPENIIESELFGHEKGAFTGAISEHKGRFEMADGGTIFLDEIGEISATLQVKLLRVLQEHEFERVGGNKTIHVNIRVIAATNKDLLQMVRDGKFREDLYYRLHIFPIYVPPLRKRKSDIVLLADHFLERYNKLLGKDIRRLSTGTIDMLMSYHWAGNVRELENCIERAVLVAEGNVIYPHHLPPTLQTAESTGAPVRGDLKSMVDTYERDIICDALKSAKGKVAPAARALATTQRILGYKIKMLGINPKRFA